A single Equus asinus isolate D_3611 breed Donkey chromosome 21, EquAss-T2T_v2, whole genome shotgun sequence DNA region contains:
- the CHST13 gene encoding carbohydrate sulfotransferase 13 isoform X1 — translation MGRRCWRRRALAAACLGAALLLLGAAPRALRPEPASLGDSQTCIYQRQHMYWQGKYRLLHESTGVLDLVSCHWRACGLAVPHLHCFPALSGCLYQDLGRLDRQLAFENKALDSSWFGGKRSALQRLYDLDQGPLSALAEVHRQRRDLLRRACSRHTRRQRLLRPEDLRHVLVDDAHGLLYCYVPKVACTNWKRVLLALGGRARGDPRAIPAHEAHAPGRLRSLADFSPAEINRRLRAYLAFLFVREPFERLASAYRSKLARPYSAAFQRRYGARIVRRLRPRPAPDALARGHDVRFAEFLAYLLDPRTRRDEPFNEHWERAHALCHPCRLRYDVVGKFETLAEDAAFVLGLAGAPGLRFPAPPPRAPAAAARDQAARLFRDISPFYQRRLFGLYRMDFLLFNYSAPAYLRLR, via the exons AGCCTGCCAGTCTGGGAGACAGCCAAACCTGCATTTACCAGAGGCAGCATATGTACTGGCAGGGGAAGTACAGGCTGCTGCATGAGTCCACGGGGGTACTGGACCTGGTGAGCTGTCACTGGAGAGCCTGCGGTCTGGCTGTGCCACACCTCCACTGCTTCCCAGCCCTTTCTGGCTGTCTATACCAGGATCTGGGAAGGCTGGACAGACAGCTTG CGTTTGAAAACAAGGCCCTGGACTCCAGCTGGTTTGGTGGGAAGAGGAGTGCCCTGCAGAGGCTCTACGACCTTGACCAG GGCCCGCTCTCCGCCCTGGCCGAGGTGCACCGGCAGCGGCGCGACCTGCTGCGCCGCGCCTGCAGCCGCCACACGCGCCGGCAGCGCCTGCTGCGGCCGGAGGACCTGCGGCACGTGCTGGTGGACGACGCGCACGGCCTGCTCTACTGCTACGTGCCCAAGGTGGCCTGCACCAACTGGAAGCGCGTGCTGCTGGCGCTGGGCGGCCGCGCCCGCGGAGACCCGCGCGCCATCCCCGCGCACGAGGCGCACGCGCCGGGCCGCCTGCGTTCGCTGGCCGACTTCAGCCCGGCCGAGATCAACCGGCGCCTGCGCGCCTACCTGGCCTTCCTCTTCGTGCGCGAGCCCTTCGAGCGCCTGGCCTCGGCCTACCGCAGCAAGCTGGCGCGGCCCTACAGCGCGGCCTTCCAGCGGCGCTACGGCGCGCGCATCGTGCGGCGCCTGCGGCCGCGCCCGGCCCCCGACGCGCTGGCCCGCGGCCACGACGTGCGCTTCGCGGAGTTCCTGGCCTACCTGCTGGACCCGCGCACGCGCCGCGACGAGCCCTTCAACGAGCACTGGGAGCGCGCGCACGCGCTCTGCCACCCGTGCCGCCTGCGCTACGACGTGGTGGGCAAGTTCGAGACGCTGGCCGAGGACGCCGCCTTCGTGCTGGGCCTGGCGGGCGCGCCCGGCCTGCGCttccccgcgccgccgccccggGCCCCGGCGGCCGCCGCGCGCGACCAGGCGGCGCGCCTCTTCCGGGACATCAGCCCCTTCTACCAGCGGCGGCTCTTCGGCCTCTACCGCATGGACTTCCTGCTCTTCAACTACTCCGCGCCCGCCTACCTGCGGCTGCGCTAG
- the CHST13 gene encoding carbohydrate sulfotransferase 13 isoform X2, giving the protein MGRRCWRRRALAAACLGAALLLLGAAPRALRPAFENKALDSSWFGGKRSALQRLYDLDQGPLSALAEVHRQRRDLLRRACSRHTRRQRLLRPEDLRHVLVDDAHGLLYCYVPKVACTNWKRVLLALGGRARGDPRAIPAHEAHAPGRLRSLADFSPAEINRRLRAYLAFLFVREPFERLASAYRSKLARPYSAAFQRRYGARIVRRLRPRPAPDALARGHDVRFAEFLAYLLDPRTRRDEPFNEHWERAHALCHPCRLRYDVVGKFETLAEDAAFVLGLAGAPGLRFPAPPPRAPAAAARDQAARLFRDISPFYQRRLFGLYRMDFLLFNYSAPAYLRLR; this is encoded by the exons CGTTTGAAAACAAGGCCCTGGACTCCAGCTGGTTTGGTGGGAAGAGGAGTGCCCTGCAGAGGCTCTACGACCTTGACCAG GGCCCGCTCTCCGCCCTGGCCGAGGTGCACCGGCAGCGGCGCGACCTGCTGCGCCGCGCCTGCAGCCGCCACACGCGCCGGCAGCGCCTGCTGCGGCCGGAGGACCTGCGGCACGTGCTGGTGGACGACGCGCACGGCCTGCTCTACTGCTACGTGCCCAAGGTGGCCTGCACCAACTGGAAGCGCGTGCTGCTGGCGCTGGGCGGCCGCGCCCGCGGAGACCCGCGCGCCATCCCCGCGCACGAGGCGCACGCGCCGGGCCGCCTGCGTTCGCTGGCCGACTTCAGCCCGGCCGAGATCAACCGGCGCCTGCGCGCCTACCTGGCCTTCCTCTTCGTGCGCGAGCCCTTCGAGCGCCTGGCCTCGGCCTACCGCAGCAAGCTGGCGCGGCCCTACAGCGCGGCCTTCCAGCGGCGCTACGGCGCGCGCATCGTGCGGCGCCTGCGGCCGCGCCCGGCCCCCGACGCGCTGGCCCGCGGCCACGACGTGCGCTTCGCGGAGTTCCTGGCCTACCTGCTGGACCCGCGCACGCGCCGCGACGAGCCCTTCAACGAGCACTGGGAGCGCGCGCACGCGCTCTGCCACCCGTGCCGCCTGCGCTACGACGTGGTGGGCAAGTTCGAGACGCTGGCCGAGGACGCCGCCTTCGTGCTGGGCCTGGCGGGCGCGCCCGGCCTGCGCttccccgcgccgccgccccggGCCCCGGCGGCCGCCGCGCGCGACCAGGCGGCGCGCCTCTTCCGGGACATCAGCCCCTTCTACCAGCGGCGGCTCTTCGGCCTCTACCGCATGGACTTCCTGCTCTTCAACTACTCCGCGCCCGCCTACCTGCGGCTGCGCTAG